The Spirochaetota bacterium genome has a segment encoding these proteins:
- the selB gene encoding selenocysteine-specific translation elongation factor → MYIVGTSGHIDHGKTSLIRALTGIDCDRLPEEKAREMTIDIGFASISYPKFGTVGIIDVPGHERFIRNMVVGAWGVDLAILVIAVDDGWMPQTEDHFRVLMLLGVERIIVALNKIDSADEEMIAFVAAEVEERMVGTRYAGCDIVRVSAKTGDGVEELRDVLLANLRKLARAPDAHKPYLFVDRVFASKGYGTIVTGTLKNGRFKEDDPILLLPLMREARVKKIESHHSAREEGVPSQRTALNISGVAVEEIGRGDIVTGKNFFTQSADVVVRVRLLDKKGGLKNNTGIEMLVGTTALKGKFILLDDEDRGEEDRVLRVKFDAPWFFYPGQRFIVTHPGGFRIIGGGEVLLPDYRSAGGRRIVRLHLPIFSKYTRDEFVLFIVAVRRAVPWSWIVSIFPENERAMERVIESLIERGAVLRAGDFLLEASFHAEALAMVAETIAGSIGPNLREIADKTGLDLDLCKVLLPAIVRQQCIIEKDGRFFGGDSVTVDALPDEKKTVLDTLRGRGLEGVELGKSADEAGKRHLGDLIRLGFAVSLDGNIILHREVYDELRIKVMALFEGNEKISIAEAKDATSFSRKYIIPLLNRMEGDGLIKRIGDFRMKA, encoded by the coding sequence ATGTACATCGTCGGAACATCCGGACACATCGACCACGGCAAAACAAGCCTCATACGCGCGCTCACCGGCATCGATTGCGACCGACTCCCCGAGGAGAAGGCGCGCGAGATGACCATCGACATCGGATTTGCCAGCATAAGCTACCCGAAATTCGGCACCGTGGGCATTATCGACGTTCCGGGACACGAGCGCTTTATCCGCAACATGGTGGTGGGGGCATGGGGGGTCGACCTGGCGATCCTGGTGATCGCCGTCGACGACGGCTGGATGCCGCAGACCGAGGACCACTTCCGCGTGCTGATGCTCCTCGGGGTCGAGCGAATCATAGTCGCGCTAAACAAGATCGACTCCGCCGACGAGGAGATGATCGCTTTCGTGGCCGCCGAGGTCGAGGAGCGCATGGTGGGCACCCGCTACGCGGGCTGCGATATCGTGCGCGTCTCGGCGAAGACGGGGGATGGCGTCGAGGAGCTGAGGGATGTGCTGCTGGCCAATCTTCGAAAGCTCGCCAGGGCACCCGACGCCCATAAACCCTACCTGTTCGTCGATCGCGTTTTCGCCTCGAAGGGCTACGGCACCATCGTAACGGGCACGCTTAAAAATGGCAGGTTCAAGGAGGACGATCCGATATTACTGCTTCCGCTGATGCGCGAGGCGAGGGTCAAGAAAATAGAGAGCCATCACAGCGCCCGGGAGGAGGGCGTTCCGTCGCAGAGGACGGCGCTCAACATCTCCGGCGTGGCGGTCGAGGAGATCGGCCGCGGCGATATCGTGACGGGAAAAAACTTTTTCACGCAGTCCGCGGACGTCGTTGTGCGCGTGAGGCTCCTCGATAAAAAGGGAGGGCTGAAAAACAACACGGGCATAGAAATGCTCGTGGGCACGACGGCCCTGAAAGGCAAGTTCATCCTTCTGGATGATGAGGACCGCGGCGAAGAGGACCGTGTCCTCCGTGTCAAGTTCGACGCGCCCTGGTTCTTCTATCCGGGGCAGCGCTTCATCGTCACGCATCCTGGGGGATTCCGCATCATCGGCGGCGGGGAGGTGCTGCTTCCCGACTACCGCTCGGCGGGCGGACGGCGCATCGTGCGCCTGCACCTTCCGATTTTCTCGAAATACACGCGGGACGAGTTCGTCCTGTTTATTGTCGCAGTGCGCCGCGCGGTGCCATGGTCGTGGATCGTCTCGATTTTCCCGGAAAACGAGCGCGCGATGGAGCGAGTTATCGAGTCGCTCATCGAACGCGGTGCCGTGCTAAGGGCCGGGGATTTTCTCCTCGAAGCGAGCTTTCATGCCGAAGCGCTCGCCATGGTGGCCGAAACCATAGCGGGCTCGATCGGTCCCAACCTGAGGGAGATCGCCGATAAAACCGGGCTGGACCTTGATCTCTGCAAAGTGCTCCTCCCCGCCATCGTCAGGCAGCAGTGCATTATTGAGAAAGACGGGCGCTTCTTCGGAGGGGACTCTGTTACCGTGGACGCCCTGCCGGACGAGAAGAAAACGGTACTCGATACGCTGCGGGGCCGGGGGCTCGAAGGCGTCGAGCTCGGCAAATCCGCCGACGAGGCCGGGAAGAGGCACCTGGGGGACCTCATCCGCCTCGGATTCGCCGTGAGCCTCGACGGCAACATAATCCTCCATCGCGAGGTATACGATGAACTGAGAATAAAGGTGATGGCTCTCTTCGAAGGAAACGAAAAGATCAGCATAGCGGAGGCGAAGGATGCGACTTCATTTTCGAGAAAGTACATCATCCCCCTCCTCAACAGGATGGAGGGGGACGGCCTTATAAAGCGCATCGGCGATTTTCGCATGAAAGCCTGA